A genomic region of Methylobacterium durans contains the following coding sequences:
- a CDS encoding cadherin-like domain-containing protein, with translation MKSAADIRSSSQGPSFGLADVREVEAEAGGTIRVDDAALLFRGHYVRAGADLIISDETHRLVVHDYFEVGRRPKLVAPDGASLSDAVIDALSLPLGGERYAQAGAPQASDASAAIGRVQTVTGSASVVRNGVTVALHVGDLVYKGDVVQTERGSSLAVSFLDGTLFSLSASARMLLNEMVYKAEGESNSALFSLVQGSITFVAGKVAKTGDMKIGTPVATMGIRGTAVHVQIDADNGTTRLSVMTEPDGHTGRFEVYDRDDPTRLLFTVSDPGNAFIVSPNGPLQVKFEQVAKTPADLQFEAGLVQAIFKAIAEAPRLPVFQGPSTGGGGGSSTEPNIVQPDTAPPGAPNGPVETPPVDPLSGSAPRGSSQPPVDPLTAPLPPGGSPQDDPLVLTPRTFTVVQGNALVAATVGQGVLGATTAHIVAARAGIEAPMEGLSGGTVTLQGRYGTLLLRDDGTYVYRADKAAGLAEGQQGADVFTYRVEDKTGVSATTTLTMDVTGVNDAPVAPLAIVLAAGAEDASRIVSAADLLAGASDVDGDALRVSGLRVVSGGGTIEDLGDGRFIYRPAADASGRVTLAYAITDGHGGGVEQIASFEVSPVNDAPVVARALSLRSSPEDTLRPISPLDLLAGATDADGDALAVTALRIVSGDGTIEDLGNGHYAYRPDSNASGPVTLAYTITDGHGGSVAQTARFDVIPVNDAPTIGGPLVLAASLEDTARVITAAELLAGAGDVDGDVLALTGLKIVGGGGTIEDLGDGRYAYRPAANANGPVTLAYTITDGHGGDVAQTARFQIAPVNDAPVIRPDATSAAARVDEVAYGAPGSGTLLHSRSGTIAFSDPDFGDVHGATVVADGTGYLGTLTLGAIDEASGTLAWNFAVPDGAIDALSAGETRVQTYSVRISDSLGGSTTQVVSVTLAGAGERPPVAADDLDLHPSLLVNSGFGAAPDFSGWTQSTVNSGNFINNSYRPQIVVDRSGTYLAGADAVAVLAFEGTIDTRGGTAWGPSIRSATFSASAGDAIKFDWQLSSGEDHARGRGYLRDASNGQIVATVLQEDSIVSGSTGWQTKTFVLPSGGTYYIEFQVGSYDSTFGQVVGAELVIDYAGVVPRIREDMPLVIQPAELLANDSDPSGLPIHLVSVAGTSAHGAAVTLNPDGTITYDPRAAFDHLAQGETATDSFVYTIANSTGATASATAFFTVSGDNDAPIGGQDHIVAAPDASLTVPISALLFNDRDPDSGARLGVVSVTDAQFAPSGDAIRYQGTGDGGHFSYVVQDEHGTPAVQAVEAVVTRGEARHLVGTAAAEILIASATTEVLTGGAGRDVFVFADAGTARTITDFAAGASGDAIDLTGVFGGNVTYENLAAFARLVTEGDHAALEVSDGSGGDWHILAHLTSLPASATDVTLIWTDHLVRLNAQAPLV, from the coding sequence GTGAAGAGCGCAGCCGACATCAGATCATCTTCGCAGGGGCCGTCCTTCGGCCTCGCGGACGTGCGCGAGGTCGAGGCGGAGGCCGGCGGCACCATCCGGGTCGACGACGCGGCCCTTCTCTTCCGTGGCCACTACGTCCGTGCGGGCGCCGATCTGATCATCAGCGACGAGACGCACCGCCTCGTCGTCCACGATTACTTCGAGGTCGGGCGGCGCCCCAAGCTCGTCGCGCCGGACGGGGCCTCCCTGTCCGACGCGGTCATCGACGCCCTCAGCCTGCCGCTCGGCGGCGAGCGCTACGCGCAGGCCGGTGCGCCGCAGGCCTCCGACGCCTCGGCCGCGATCGGCCGCGTTCAGACGGTGACCGGCTCGGCGAGCGTCGTGCGCAACGGCGTCACGGTCGCGCTCCACGTGGGCGATCTCGTCTACAAGGGGGACGTCGTCCAGACGGAGCGTGGCTCCTCGCTTGCCGTCTCCTTCCTCGACGGCACCCTGTTCAGCCTCTCCGCCAGCGCGCGGATGCTCCTGAACGAGATGGTCTACAAGGCGGAGGGGGAGAGCAACTCGGCCCTGTTCAGCCTCGTACAGGGCTCGATCACCTTCGTGGCCGGCAAGGTCGCCAAGACCGGCGACATGAAGATCGGCACCCCCGTCGCCACGATGGGCATCCGCGGCACGGCGGTCCACGTCCAGATCGATGCGGACAACGGCACAACACGCCTCTCCGTGATGACGGAGCCGGACGGACACACCGGCCGCTTCGAGGTCTACGACCGCGACGACCCGACCCGCCTCCTCTTCACGGTGTCGGATCCCGGCAACGCCTTCATCGTCAGCCCGAACGGCCCGCTGCAGGTCAAGTTCGAGCAGGTCGCCAAGACGCCCGCCGATCTTCAGTTCGAGGCCGGCCTCGTCCAGGCGATCTTCAAGGCGATCGCCGAGGCGCCCCGCCTGCCCGTGTTCCAGGGACCCTCGACCGGCGGCGGCGGCGGTTCGAGCACCGAACCGAACATCGTCCAGCCGGACACCGCCCCGCCCGGCGCGCCGAACGGGCCCGTCGAGACGCCGCCGGTCGATCCGCTCTCCGGCTCGGCGCCGCGCGGATCGAGCCAGCCGCCCGTGGATCCGCTGACCGCCCCGCTTCCGCCGGGCGGCTCGCCGCAGGACGATCCCCTCGTCCTCACGCCCCGCACCTTCACGGTCGTGCAGGGCAACGCCCTCGTCGCGGCGACCGTCGGCCAGGGCGTCCTCGGCGCGACGACGGCGCACATCGTGGCGGCGCGGGCCGGCATCGAGGCGCCGATGGAGGGCCTCTCGGGGGGCACCGTCACCCTGCAGGGCCGCTACGGCACGCTGCTGCTGCGGGACGACGGCACCTATGTCTACCGGGCCGACAAGGCCGCCGGCCTCGCCGAGGGGCAGCAGGGCGCGGACGTCTTCACCTACCGCGTCGAGGACAAGACGGGCGTGAGTGCCACGACGACGCTCACGATGGACGTGACCGGGGTCAACGATGCGCCCGTCGCGCCCCTCGCAATCGTCCTCGCGGCGGGCGCAGAGGATGCCTCGCGGATCGTCTCGGCCGCGGACCTCCTCGCCGGCGCGAGCGACGTCGACGGCGATGCACTGCGGGTGAGCGGGCTGCGCGTCGTGAGTGGCGGCGGTACGATCGAGGATCTCGGCGACGGCCGCTTCATCTACCGGCCGGCGGCAGATGCGAGCGGACGCGTGACGCTCGCCTACGCGATCACGGACGGGCACGGCGGCGGCGTCGAGCAGATTGCGAGTTTCGAGGTCTCGCCCGTCAACGATGCACCGGTCGTCGCGCGGGCGCTGTCGCTCCGGTCGAGTCCCGAGGACACCCTTCGCCCGATCAGTCCGCTCGATCTGCTCGCCGGGGCGACGGATGCGGACGGCGACGCGCTCGCCGTGACCGCGTTGAGGATCGTGAGCGGCGACGGCACGATCGAGGATCTGGGCAACGGCCACTACGCCTACCGGCCCGACTCGAATGCGAGCGGGCCGGTGACGCTCGCCTACACGATCACTGATGGCCACGGCGGCAGCGTCGCGCAGACCGCCCGCTTCGATGTCATCCCGGTCAACGATGCACCGACGATCGGCGGCCCGCTCGTGCTGGCGGCGAGCCTCGAGGATACCGCGCGCGTGATCACCGCCGCCGAACTCCTTGCCGGCGCGGGCGACGTCGATGGGGACGTCCTCGCCCTGACCGGCCTGAAGATCGTTGGCGGCGGCGGCACGATCGAGGATCTGGGCGACGGGCGCTACGCTTATCGGCCCGCCGCGAATGCCAATGGGCCGGTGACGCTCGCCTACACGATCACGGACGGCCATGGCGGCGACGTCGCGCAGACCGCCCGGTTCCAGATCGCGCCCGTCAACGACGCGCCCGTCATCCGGCCTGACGCCACGAGCGCTGCGGCGCGCGTGGACGAGGTGGCCTACGGCGCACCCGGCAGCGGGACACTCCTGCACAGCCGCTCGGGCACGATCGCCTTCAGCGATCCCGATTTCGGTGACGTCCACGGCGCGACCGTCGTCGCGGACGGAACCGGGTATCTCGGCACGCTCACGCTCGGTGCGATCGACGAGGCGTCCGGAACCCTGGCCTGGAACTTCGCGGTGCCGGACGGTGCGATCGACGCGCTTTCCGCCGGCGAGACCCGCGTGCAGACCTACTCGGTCCGGATCTCGGACAGTCTCGGCGGGAGCACGACCCAGGTCGTCTCGGTGACGCTGGCCGGAGCCGGCGAGCGGCCGCCCGTCGCCGCCGACGACCTCGACCTGCATCCGAGCCTCTTGGTGAACAGCGGATTCGGCGCCGCACCGGATTTCTCCGGCTGGACCCAATCCACCGTGAATTCCGGGAATTTCATCAACAATTCCTACCGGCCGCAGATCGTCGTCGATCGCAGCGGCACGTATCTCGCGGGCGCCGACGCCGTCGCGGTGCTGGCCTTCGAGGGCACGATCGACACACGCGGCGGCACGGCCTGGGGGCCGTCGATCCGTAGCGCCACGTTCTCGGCCTCGGCCGGTGACGCGATCAAGTTCGACTGGCAATTGTCGAGCGGCGAGGACCACGCTCGCGGCCGCGGATACCTGCGCGATGCGTCGAACGGCCAGATCGTCGCGACCGTGCTGCAGGAAGACAGCATCGTGTCCGGCTCGACCGGATGGCAGACGAAGACCTTCGTCCTTCCGTCGGGCGGGACCTACTACATCGAATTCCAGGTCGGGTCGTACGATTCGACGTTCGGGCAGGTCGTCGGTGCCGAGCTCGTCATCGACTACGCCGGCGTCGTGCCCCGCATCCGCGAGGACATGCCGCTCGTCATCCAGCCGGCGGAACTCCTCGCCAACGACAGCGATCCGAGCGGGTTGCCAATCCACCTCGTCTCGGTAGCCGGCACGAGCGCGCACGGCGCCGCCGTCACCCTCAACCCGGACGGCACCATCACCTACGATCCGCGCGCGGCCTTCGATCATCTGGCCCAGGGCGAGACGGCGACGGATTCCTTCGTCTACACGATCGCGAACAGCACGGGCGCCACGGCCTCGGCGACGGCGTTCTTCACCGTCTCGGGGGACAACGACGCCCCGATCGGCGGTCAAGACCACATCGTCGCCGCACCCGATGCCTCCCTCACCGTGCCGATATCGGCACTGCTCTTCAACGACCGCGATCCGGATTCCGGCGCGCGCCTCGGGGTGGTGAGCGTGACGGACGCGCAATTCGCTCCATCCGGCGACGCGATCCGCTATCAGGGCACGGGCGACGGCGGCCATTTCAGCTACGTCGTGCAGGATGAGCACGGCACGCCGGCGGTGCAGGCGGTGGAGGCCGTCGTGACCCGCGGCGAGGCGCGTCACCTCGTCGGCACGGCCGCTGCGGAGATCCTGATCGCGTCGGCTACCACGGAAGTCCTGACGGGCGGAGCCGGCCGCGACGTGTTCGTCTTCGCTGATGCCGGCACGGCCCGCACCATCACGGATTTCGCTGCGGGCGCGTCGGGCGACGCGATCGACCTCACCGGCGTGTTCGGCGGAAACGTGACATACGAGAACCTCGCGGCCTTCGCCCGCCTCGTGACGGAGGGCGATCACGCGGCGCTGGAGGTGAGCGACGGGTCGGGCGGCGACTGGCACATCCTGGCGCATCTGACGAGCCTGCCGGCGTCCGCCACCGACGTGACTCTGATCTGGACCGATCACCTCGTCCGGCTGAACGCTCAGGCACCGCTGGTGTGA